In the Candidatus Eisenbacteria bacterium genome, one interval contains:
- the trpB gene encoding tryptophan synthase subunit beta, with product MPTWAERYPDASGHFGPFGGRFVAETLMSPLEELARVYDEARRDPEFRARLDGLLRDFVGRPTPLTFAARLTREWGGARVYLKREDLCHTGAHKINNSLGQALLTLRMGKPRVIAETGAGQHGVATATACALLGLACEVYMGEEDMRRQSPNVFRMRLLGAQVHGVSSGSRTLKDAVNEALRDWSANVQHTHYILGSVLGPDPFPRMVRDFHAVIGRELREQMREREGRAPDCIVACVGGGSNAIGAFFEFLDQPGVRLVGVEAGGLGIPSGRHAARFAEPAPGVLHGTRTHLLQDADGQVRETHSVSAGLDYPAVGPEHALLFESARVEYASVPDDEAVAAFSELGRLEGILPALESAHAVAHARQLARELGPDRTLVINVSGRGDKDLDIVRGLLL from the coding sequence GTGCCGACCTGGGCTGAGCGCTACCCCGACGCCTCGGGGCATTTCGGGCCGTTCGGGGGCCGCTTCGTGGCGGAGACGCTGATGAGCCCGCTGGAGGAGCTGGCCCGCGTCTACGACGAGGCGCGGCGCGACCCGGAGTTCCGCGCGCGCCTGGACGGGCTGCTGCGCGACTTCGTGGGCCGGCCCACCCCGCTCACCTTCGCCGCCCGGCTCACGCGGGAATGGGGCGGGGCGCGGGTGTACCTCAAGCGCGAGGACCTGTGCCACACTGGCGCCCACAAGATCAACAACAGCCTGGGGCAGGCGCTGCTGACGCTGCGCATGGGCAAGCCGCGGGTGATCGCCGAGACCGGCGCCGGCCAGCACGGGGTGGCCACCGCCACCGCGTGCGCGCTGCTGGGGCTGGCGTGCGAGGTGTACATGGGCGAGGAGGACATGCGCCGCCAGTCGCCCAACGTGTTCCGGATGCGCCTGCTGGGCGCGCAGGTCCACGGCGTGTCCAGCGGCAGCCGCACGCTCAAGGACGCGGTCAACGAGGCGCTGCGCGACTGGTCGGCCAACGTGCAGCACACCCACTACATCCTGGGCTCGGTCCTGGGCCCCGACCCGTTCCCCCGGATGGTGCGGGATTTCCACGCGGTGATCGGCCGCGAGCTCCGCGAGCAGATGCGCGAGCGCGAAGGCCGCGCGCCCGACTGTATCGTGGCCTGCGTGGGGGGCGGCAGCAACGCCATCGGCGCGTTCTTCGAGTTCCTGGACCAGCCCGGTGTGCGGCTGGTGGGGGTGGAGGCCGGCGGGTTGGGCATCCCCAGCGGGCGCCACGCCGCCCGCTTCGCCGAGCCGGCGCCTGGGGTGCTGCACGGTACGCGCACGCACCTGCTGCAGGACGCCGACGGCCAGGTGCGCGAGACGCACTCCGTGTCCGCGGGCCTGGACTACCCGGCCGTGGGGCCGGAACACGCCTTGCTTTTTGAGAGTGCTCGGGTAGAATACGCGTCTGTCCCGGATGACGAGGCGGTGGCCGCGTTCTCCGAGCTGGGCCGGCTCGAGGGGATCCTGCCCGCGCTCGAGTCCGCCCATGCCGTGGCCCACGCAAGACAGCTCGCCCGTGAGCTCGGCCCCGACCGGACCCTGGTGATCAACGTGTCGGGGCGCGGGGACAAGGACCTGGACATCGTCCGGGGGCTCCTCCTGTAA
- a CDS encoding phosphoribosylanthranilate isomerase codes for MSTRIKICGLTRLEDALLAARLGADFLGLVAAESRRRLTLEQAREVARARESHPVRTVGVFHRQPRTQILEWIERVPLDLVQVHPEDGTDFPVPVVLTRRLGGPLSEAPPPQAGFCVYEIYVEGVPGGTGRTLPLEWLETGVAPGKFLLAGGLNAGNVAERVRRLRPFGVDVSGGVESAPGVKDPAKLAQFIEEVRRADLG; via the coding sequence GTGAGCACCCGGATCAAGATCTGCGGGCTGACGCGCCTCGAGGACGCCCTGCTGGCCGCCCGCCTCGGCGCCGACTTCCTGGGCCTGGTGGCCGCCGAGAGCCGGCGCCGGCTCACGCTGGAGCAGGCCCGCGAGGTGGCCCGCGCCCGGGAGTCGCACCCGGTGCGCACCGTGGGAGTGTTCCACCGCCAGCCGCGGACGCAGATTCTCGAGTGGATCGAGCGCGTGCCGCTCGACCTGGTGCAGGTGCACCCGGAGGACGGCACCGACTTCCCGGTGCCGGTGGTTCTCACGCGCCGCCTGGGTGGGCCGCTCTCCGAGGCCCCGCCGCCCCAGGCGGGATTTTGCGTGTACGAGATCTACGTGGAGGGTGTGCCGGGGGGCACCGGCCGGACCCTCCCTTTGGAGTGGCTGGAGACGGGCGTGGCCCCCGGGAAGTTCCTGCTCGCCGGCGGGTTGAACGCCGGCAACGTGGCGGAGCGCGTGCGCCGGCTTCGCCCCTTCGGCGTGGACGTCTCCGGCGGCGTGGAATCGGCTCCCGGGGTGAAGGACCCCGCGAAGCTCGCGCAGTTCATCGAGGAGGTTCGCCGTGCCGACCTGGGCTGA
- the trpC gene encoding indole-3-glycerol phosphate synthase TrpC, whose protein sequence is MNRLQAIAADVRAALDARMRARPLGGFAPGLKLGAPGRFRAAIARASKAEPVRFIAEVKKASPSRGLLAGDFDPVARARAYAAGGAAAVSVLTEPRHFLGSPDHLKAVAAAVPLPALQKDFTLEAYQLHEAVELGASAVLLIAALLPSGRLAALRAAAEELGLDTLVEVHDEAELEAALASGARIVGVNNRDLRTFEVRLETTLRLAPRVPAGTTLVGESGVTGRADVLRLQDAGVDALLVGEALMRSGDPAARLRQLRGEEP, encoded by the coding sequence GTGAACCGCCTGCAGGCCATCGCCGCCGACGTGCGCGCCGCCCTGGACGCCCGCATGCGCGCGCGGCCCCTGGGGGGATTCGCGCCCGGGCTCAAGCTCGGCGCCCCGGGACGGTTCCGCGCCGCCATCGCGCGGGCCTCGAAGGCGGAGCCGGTGCGCTTCATCGCCGAGGTGAAGAAGGCCTCGCCCAGCCGCGGACTACTGGCCGGCGACTTCGACCCCGTGGCGCGCGCGCGCGCCTACGCCGCGGGGGGCGCGGCGGCGGTGTCGGTGCTGACGGAGCCGCGGCACTTCCTGGGCTCGCCCGACCACCTGAAGGCGGTCGCCGCCGCCGTGCCGCTGCCCGCGCTCCAGAAGGACTTCACCCTGGAGGCCTACCAGCTCCACGAAGCGGTGGAGCTGGGCGCTTCCGCGGTGCTGCTGATCGCGGCGCTGCTGCCCTCGGGGCGGCTCGCGGCGCTGCGCGCCGCGGCCGAAGAGCTGGGGCTCGACACGCTGGTGGAGGTCCACGACGAGGCCGAGCTGGAGGCCGCGCTGGCCTCCGGCGCGCGCATCGTGGGGGTGAACAACCGGGACCTCAGGACCTTCGAGGTGCGCCTCGAGACCACGCTCCGGCTGGCGCCCCGCGTGCCCGCCGGAACCACGCTGGTGGGGGAGAGCGGCGTGACCGGGCGGGCCGACGTGCTGCGCCTGCAGGACGCGGGCGTGGACGCGCTGCTGGTGGGGGAGGCGCTGATGCGCAGCGGGGATCCCGCGGCCCGCCTGCGCCAGCTGCGCGGGGAGGAGCCGTGA
- the trpD gene encoding anthranilate phosphoribosyltransferase, whose product MLGRLLEGQSLARAEAAALMRSLTEGAATDAQLGGLLVALRMRGETPELMAGFAEVMRERAVRVPTARRPLLDTCGTGGDGSASLNISTAAALTAAACGVAVAKHGNRSVSSRCGSADVLEALGVKLALPPAAVGRCVDEVGIGFLFAPALHPAMKHVAPARRELGVRTVFNLLGPLTNPAGADRQLLGAFSEWAATLLAGALAQLGAELAWVVHGHGGMDELTTTGPSRVLVVRAGEIVETRVDPAALGLAPTPDGALRGGDAAENAARMRRILSGRPDPATDTVALNAAAALVVGGAAKELPEALARAREALAAGLPGRRLDELAALTRLL is encoded by the coding sequence ATGCTGGGCCGGCTGCTCGAGGGGCAGAGCCTCGCGCGCGCCGAGGCCGCGGCGCTGATGCGGTCCCTGACCGAGGGCGCCGCCACCGACGCGCAGCTGGGCGGCCTGCTGGTGGCGCTGCGCATGCGCGGCGAGACTCCCGAGCTCATGGCCGGCTTCGCCGAAGTGATGCGCGAGCGGGCGGTGCGCGTGCCCACGGCCCGCCGCCCGCTGCTGGACACCTGCGGCACCGGCGGCGACGGCTCCGCCTCGCTGAACATCTCCACCGCCGCCGCGCTGACCGCCGCCGCATGCGGGGTCGCGGTGGCCAAGCACGGCAACCGCTCGGTGAGCAGCCGCTGCGGCAGCGCCGACGTGCTGGAGGCCCTGGGGGTCAAGCTGGCGCTTCCGCCCGCCGCGGTGGGGCGGTGCGTGGACGAGGTCGGCATCGGCTTTCTGTTCGCCCCGGCGCTGCACCCGGCGATGAAGCACGTGGCTCCCGCCCGCCGCGAGCTGGGCGTGCGCACTGTGTTCAACCTGCTGGGCCCGCTCACCAACCCGGCGGGTGCCGACCGGCAGCTGCTGGGGGCCTTCTCCGAGTGGGCCGCCACCCTGCTCGCGGGTGCGCTGGCGCAGCTCGGCGCGGAGCTGGCCTGGGTGGTGCACGGCCACGGCGGCATGGACGAGCTGACCACCACCGGCCCCTCGCGGGTGCTGGTGGTGCGCGCCGGCGAGATTGTCGAGACCCGCGTGGATCCGGCGGCGCTGGGCCTCGCCCCCACCCCGGACGGCGCCCTGCGCGGGGGCGACGCCGCGGAGAACGCCGCGCGCATGCGCCGGATCCTCTCCGGCCGGCCCGACCCGGCCACCGACACCGTGGCGCTCAACGCCGCGGCGGCGCTGGTGGTGGGCGGCGCCGCGAAGGAACTGCCGGAGGCGCTGGCCCGCGCCCGCGAGGCGCTGGCCGCGGGGCTGCCAGGGCGCCGGCTCGACGAGCTGGCCGCGCTCACCCGGCTTCTGTGA
- a CDS encoding aminodeoxychorismate/anthranilate synthase component II, translated as MILVVDNYDSFTWNLVQYLGELGAEVQVARNDEITVEEVRDRRPAGVLLSPGPKRPEDAGVSNDILRRLGGQLPILGVCLGHECIGHVYGGRVVRAQRLMHGKTSLIIHDGMGLFERLENPFTATRYHSLIVDRPSLPPTLRVCAWTAEGEIMGLQHVEHPTWGVQFHPESILTQQGRLLLRNFMELAGERPAK; from the coding sequence GTGATCCTGGTCGTCGACAACTACGATTCCTTCACCTGGAACCTGGTGCAGTACCTGGGCGAGCTGGGCGCCGAGGTGCAGGTGGCGCGCAACGACGAGATCACCGTGGAGGAAGTGCGCGATCGCCGCCCCGCGGGCGTGCTGTTGTCCCCGGGGCCCAAGCGCCCCGAGGACGCCGGCGTGTCCAACGACATCCTGCGCCGCCTGGGCGGCCAGCTGCCGATCCTGGGGGTGTGCCTGGGCCACGAGTGCATCGGGCACGTCTACGGCGGCAGGGTGGTGCGCGCGCAGCGGCTGATGCACGGCAAGACGTCGCTCATCATCCACGACGGGATGGGGCTGTTCGAGCGCCTCGAGAACCCCTTCACCGCCACCCGCTATCACTCGCTGATCGTGGACCGCCCCTCGCTGCCGCCCACGCTGCGGGTGTGCGCGTGGACCGCCGAGGGCGAGATCATGGGCCTCCAGCACGTCGAGCACCCCACCTGGGGCGTACAGTTCCACCCCGAGTCCATCCTCACGCAGCAGGGCCGCCTGCTGCTCCGGAACTTCATGGAGCTCGCGGGGGAGCGGCCCGCGAAGTGA
- the trpE gene encoding anthranilate synthase component I, with protein MATTQYHPDFPTFQALHGRGERVPVYRELLMDRDTPVSAFQKVADGPHAFLLESMEGGEKWGRYSILSGEASLVFESSGRHARLIRGYEVEEREVDEPLQLLAQLLTERRVAEVPGHPRFDAGAVGYLAYDQVRHFEKLPGAPPDDLGLPEARFLFSDCVTIFDNLSHTVKVVAVAPGEGTAEEAYAAARQRIEREVARLQGPCPAEAPRPAGGALRFESNLESSLGPDGGREAFEVAVERAREYIRAGDVIQVVRSHRLSAPVHARPFDAYRALRVLNPSPYMYYLRFPGLEVVGSSPEVLVRVEGREVEVRPIAGTRPRGRTPAEDAALEAELRHDEKERAEHVMLVDLGRNDVGRVAEYGSVQTPEFMVVERYSQVMHLVSGVRGRLRPGTRAMDVVRACFPAGTVSGAPKIRAMEIIDELEPLRRGVYAGAIGYFGFRGDFDLCIAIRTAVFTGGRVHVGVGAGIVADSVPRREWEETMHKGRALLKAVEWAESGWDGGPPSDGGPA; from the coding sequence ATGGCCACGACCCAGTATCACCCCGATTTCCCCACCTTCCAGGCCCTGCACGGCCGCGGCGAGCGGGTGCCGGTGTACCGCGAGCTGCTCATGGACCGCGACACGCCGGTGTCCGCGTTCCAGAAAGTGGCCGACGGCCCGCACGCCTTCCTGCTCGAAAGCATGGAGGGGGGGGAGAAGTGGGGACGCTACTCCATACTCTCCGGCGAGGCGTCGCTGGTGTTCGAGTCCAGCGGGCGGCACGCGCGCCTGATCCGGGGCTACGAGGTGGAGGAGCGGGAGGTGGACGAGCCGCTGCAGCTGCTGGCCCAGCTGCTCACCGAGCGGCGCGTGGCGGAGGTTCCCGGCCACCCGCGCTTCGACGCCGGCGCCGTGGGCTACCTGGCGTACGACCAGGTGCGCCACTTCGAGAAGTTGCCCGGCGCGCCCCCGGACGACCTGGGGCTCCCCGAGGCCCGCTTCCTGTTCAGCGACTGCGTCACCATCTTCGACAATCTCTCGCACACCGTGAAGGTGGTGGCGGTGGCTCCGGGCGAGGGCACCGCGGAGGAGGCCTACGCGGCGGCGCGCCAGCGCATCGAGCGCGAGGTGGCGCGCCTGCAGGGCCCGTGCCCGGCCGAAGCACCGCGTCCCGCCGGCGGGGCGCTGCGCTTCGAGAGCAACCTGGAGAGCAGCCTGGGCCCCGACGGCGGGCGGGAGGCCTTCGAAGTGGCGGTGGAGCGCGCGCGCGAGTACATCCGCGCCGGCGACGTGATCCAGGTGGTCCGGAGCCACCGTCTCAGCGCGCCGGTGCACGCCCGGCCATTCGACGCCTACCGGGCGCTGCGGGTGCTCAACCCGTCCCCGTACATGTACTACCTGCGTTTCCCGGGGCTCGAGGTGGTGGGCTCCTCGCCGGAGGTCCTGGTGCGCGTGGAGGGCCGCGAGGTGGAGGTGCGGCCCATCGCCGGCACCCGCCCCCGCGGGCGGACCCCGGCGGAGGACGCGGCGCTGGAGGCGGAACTGCGCCACGACGAGAAGGAGCGCGCCGAGCACGTGATGCTGGTGGACCTGGGGCGCAACGACGTGGGCCGGGTGGCCGAGTACGGCTCGGTGCAGACCCCCGAGTTCATGGTGGTGGAGCGCTATTCCCAGGTGATGCACCTGGTCTCCGGCGTGCGCGGCCGCCTGCGCCCCGGCACGCGCGCCATGGACGTGGTGCGCGCCTGCTTCCCGGCGGGCACCGTCTCCGGCGCGCCCAAGATCCGGGCCATGGAGATCATCGACGAGCTGGAGCCGCTGCGGCGCGGCGTGTACGCGGGCGCCATCGGCTACTTCGGATTCCGCGGGGACTTCGACCTGTGCATCGCCATCCGCACGGCGGTGTTCACCGGGGGGCGCGTCCACGTGGGCGTGGGCGCGGGCATCGTGGCCGACTCGGTGCCGCGCAGGGAGTGGGAGGAGACCATGCACAAGGGCCGCGCGCTGCTCAAGGCGGTGGAGTGGGCGGAGTCCGGCTGGGACGGCGGCCCGCCCTCGGATGGAGGCCCGGCGTGA